Proteins encoded together in one Macrobrachium rosenbergii isolate ZJJX-2024 chromosome 45, ASM4041242v1, whole genome shotgun sequence window:
- the LOC136829674 gene encoding SCAN domain-containing protein 3-like — MGKWAKYKQNYSKEWESDDELKSWITPCRVDQSRATCKYCRCDIRAHYKDLLDHAKTQKHIRTSSVEVSLTKGQRKIDSVFKASTSKGEDVKATKIAELKLATHIAIHSPLSLSDHLVPVCKSAFPDSGIASRMKMGATKCTALVTHVLGPTLSEKLIEDIGNSKFSILVDESTDSSKMKHLCVVVRYFSEKQESIITQYLGLIRIEDASANGLYTAMKEFFKVKHIQEDKCIGLACDGASVMVGKHNSLYSRLLNDIPHLKLVQCMCHSLHLACSKSVEVLPRQLDYIIKETHNWFSCSPKRRETYEQLYQTINDESPLQIPGLADTRWLSRFSAVKRILDQWNELKLHFQLAASKEKCYTADSLAKMYNDEINLLFMKFLLPLLEKFQTMNLKFQAQNPDPSKLFKELSNFQCDIMSRVVNPNRMSQKTNWEDHIMHTDACFCGAEFQMACSASQLPEATKADIKERCRQFLVEAVREIKKRVPVSGNHLELLSLLAPTDISELSFTKIVPELKRMTE; from the exons ATGGGGAAATGGGCAAAGTATAAGCAGAACTATAGTAAAGAATGGGAATCTGATGATGAGTTAAAGTCCTGGATTACACCATGCCGAGTTGACCAGTCACGTGCAACCTGCAAGTATTGTAGGTGTGACATCAGAGCTCACTACAAGGACCTATTGGATCATGCAAAAACCCAGAAACACATCAGAACAAGTTCAGTTGAAGTATCACTAACAAAGGgacaaaggaaaattgatagtGTGTTTAAAGCATCAACAAGTAAGGGTGAAGATGTGAAGGCTACAAAGATTGCAGAGCTGAAACTAGCCACTCACATTGCCATCCACTCTCCACTCTCATTATCTGATCATCTAGTTCCTGTATGCAAGAGTGCTTTTCCCGACTCAGGTATTGCATCACGGATGAAGATGGGCGCCACAAAGTGCACAGCTCTTGTCACTCATGTTCTGGGACCCACACTCTCAGAGAAATTAATAGAGGATATTGGGAACAGCAAATTTAGCATCTTAGTTGATGAATCCACTGACAGTAGCAAGATGAAACACCTGTGTGTTGTTGTGAGgtatttttcagaaaaacaaGAGTCCATCATCACACAATATCTTGGGCTGATTAGAATTGAAGATGCCTCAGCAAATGGTCTTTACACTGCTATGAAAGAGTTTTTCAAAGTAAAGCACATACAAGAGGATAAGTGCATTGGATTGGCTTGTGATGGAGCCAGTGTGATGGTGGGTAAGCATAATTCTCTATACTCCAGGTTACTAAATGATATTCCACACCTCAAGTTGGTACAGTGTATGTGCCACTCCCTGCACCTTGCTTGTTCCAAATCAGTTGAGGTTCTTCCCAGGCAGTTGGATTACATAATTAAGGAGACACACAACTGGTTCAGCTGCTCCCCCAAACGAAGAGAAACATATGAGCAACTGTATCAAACCATTAATGATGAGAGCCCTCTACAAATCCCTGGGTTGGCAGACACACGTTGGTTAAGTCGGTTTTCTGCTGTAAAGCGAATCCTTGACCAGTGGAATGAGCTGAAGCTCCACTTCCAACTTGCTGCATCCAAGGAAAAGTGCTACACGGCAGATTCTCTCGCCAAGATGTACAATGATGAGATCAACCTGCTTTTCATgaaattccttctccctttgcTGGAAAAATTCCAAACCATGAATCTGAAGTTCCAGGCACAGAATCCAGATCCTAGTAAGCTTTTCAAGGAACTCAGTAACTTTCAATGTGATATTATGTCAAGAGTTGTGAATCCTAACAGAATGAGTCAAAAGACAAACTGGGAAGACCACATCATGCACACTGATGCTTGTTTCTGTGGTGCTGAGTTTCAGATGGCATGTTCTGCATCTCAGCTTCCAGAAGCAACCAAGGCTGATATTAAGGAGAG GTGTAGGCAGTTTCTCGTGGAAGCAGTCAGGGAAATTAAGAAACGAGTGCCTGTAAGTGGAAATCATCTGGAGTTACTGAGCTTGCTGGCACCAACAGACATCAGTGAATTGTCCTTCACCAAGATCGTTCCAGAACTCAAAAGAATGACTGAATGA